Below is a genomic region from Timaviella obliquedivisa GSE-PSE-MK23-08B.
TCGATCGCCATCAAAGGGAATTCGTTCCCAAGAAAAAACCGCTACATCGGGAATGATCGAACGATTGCCAAATGTGCAGCGTAGTTCTGGAAAAGCTAAGGCTATCTTTGGAGATTCTGCAACCTGATTGACTGTCTCGCAAAGCTTGAACTGAAGGCGGGAATGTTTACCTTGGGGCATGGGCTTCTGATAGATCCGTCCTTCTATAAATTCGCTGGCAGGTTTTGTCTCAGGTAGGTTGAGAAACTCTTCGAGAGTGAGAGCAGGGGAGAGAGCGATCGTCATTGTCTAGCTCTGGGATTCTAGAAAGAATTGCTGTTTATGAGTTTAAAGTATGGCAGAAGCTCTTGTTCTGATTCGAGAACTTTGCAAAATTCGTTATTTTGGTAGGGTGTAATGCGAGTTTTACGAAAATGCCGACAGACAAACTTGATCAGCTAAAAGCCTTATTTGCAGACATGGATCGGGCGTTAATTGCCTATTCTGGAGGGATTGATAGCACCCTGGTGGCTAAGATTGCCTTTGATGTATTGGGCGATCGTGCGCTTGCCATCACCGCAAATTCTCCTTCCCTCCTGCCTGATGACTTGGAGGACGCACGGATTCAGGCAGCAGAAATTGGGGTTATTCATGAGGTCGTGCAAACCCATGAAATGGATAATCCTAACTACACGTCCAATCCGGTCAATCGCTGCTACTTCTGCAAAAGCGAACTACACGATACGTTAAAGCCGTTGGCACTAGAGCGGGGTTATCCCTATGTGGTGGATGGGGTGAACGCTGATGATTTGTCTGATTATCGCCCTGGGATTCAAGCTGCAAAGGAGCGGGGAGCGCGATCGCCCCTTGCCGAAGTTGGGGTTTCTAAGCTAGAAGTGCGCCAAATCTCTAAGCTGATGGGTTTACCGTGGTGGGACAAGCCTGCCCAACCCTGCCTCAGTTCGCGGTTTCCCTATGGCGAAGAAATTACGGTGGCAAAGCTTCAGCGGGTGGGGCAAGCCGAGCGTTATTTGCGATCGTTTGGATTGGGTAACTTAAGGGTGCGATCGACGGGTGAAACTGCCCGAATTGAGCTACCTGCTGAACAAATTAAAGAATTTGTTTTGACAACGGACTTGCCCACTCTGGTGGCGACTTTGCAATCCTATGGCTTTATGTACGTCACGCTGGATTTAGAAGGATTCCGCAGCGGTAAACTTAATCAGGTGCTTGAGGGCAGTGTAATTAGCCGATGAGCAGCAAAGTTCAAAAGATGAATTCCTGACAACGCTCTAAGATGGGAAAGCGATTACTTTTCCATTTGCTTATGTCTGCCGCTATTTCTCTCGAACAAATCCAGGCGATCGCTGATAGCTCTGTAACTTTGCCCCAAGCTCCCTTGCTAGGGATGTCTACGGCTGAACTTAGCAATTGGGTACAACAACATGGACAGCCAGCCTACCGAGGCAAGCAACTGCATCAATGGCTGTATCAGCAGGGTGGGCGATCGCTGGCTGATATTTCTGTATTTCCTAAGCAGTGGCGGGCAGATTTAGCCGACGTGAATGTGGGGCGATCGACCCTGCACTACCGCTCTGAGGCACCGGACGGCACCGTAAAGTTTCTGCTGAAATTGGCAGATGGTCAAATTATTGAGACAGTGGGCATTCCTACCGAAAAACGTCTGACGGTGTGTGTCTCATCGCAAGTGGGTTGTCCGATGGCTTGCGATTTTTGCGCCACGGGTAAGGGTGGCTTTACCCGCAATTTGGCGCAACACGAAATCATCGATCAAGTGCTGACCGTGCAAGAAGACTTCGGGCAGCGAGTCAGCAATATTGTGTTTATGGGCATGGGCGAACCATTATTAAATAGCGAGAGCGTCCTTGCCGCCGTGCGATCGCTCAACACCGATGTCGGGATTGGACAGCGCCTCATGACGATCTCTACAGTAGGTATTCCAGGACGCATCCAGCGATTGGCACAGCATCAGCTTCAAGTTACCCTAGCTATTAGCCTGCACGCCTCCAACCAACTTCTCCGCGAACGGTTGATCCCCAGCGCTCGGCAGTATCCATTGACAGCGTTGCTGGCAGAATGCCGTGAGTATGTACAAATTACAGGGCGGCGCGTCACCTTTGAATATGTTTTGTTGGCAGATATTAACGATCGCCCGGAACACGCCCTTGAACTCGCCGAACACCTGCAAGGCTTTCAAAGCCATGTCAATTTGATTCCCTATAACCCCATTTCTGAAGTTGATTATCAATGTCCGAGCGATCGTCGGATTCGGGCGTTTGTCGAGGGGTTAAAGAGTCGCCATATCGCTGTCAGCGTTCGGCAAGCACGGGGATTAGCAGCAGATGCAGCTTGTGGCCAGCTTCGGGCATCGAGAGAATCTTAAAGAAGTAAATGTCAGTAAGGAACAATTTACTAGCTTGCTTCCTCTTAAAGACTGACCCTTTTAGAAAAATTCGGCATTTTCTAAGATTGTGCCTGCTGGAGAAGCTGAGAGGGTAAGGAAATTAGATTCTCACCATAGGTTCTGACCAGTCCTTGCCGTCGCAGTTTGCCAATTAGCCGAGTGACGGTGACTCGGGTTGAGCCGATCGCACTGCCGATTTGGGCATGGGTCAAGGTGAACGGAAGATAGTAGCCTCCTTCACAAGGTTGACCAGATTCTTCAATGAGCAGAGTCAAAAATCCTAAGAGGCGATCGCTGGTTCGACGCTGCCCTAGAGTACTGAGCCATAAGAGCTTGCGTTGATGCTGATAGCGGAATGCCGCCATCACCTCTTCACGAATTTCTGACCGATTTTCTAAATCTTCCCAGTACAACCAAATCACCGCAGTATTATCTACGTGCGCGAAACTCTGAATATTGAAAGGGTATTGGGCGATAACTTCAAAGGGCTGAGTAGAACCAATGAATCCCAAAAAAGCTTCTTCTGAATTAAGCCGAGAGCGGCGAGGCGCACTTCCACTAGAACTAACTTGGGCTTCCCCAACTAGCCTGACAAAGCCCTGATGAACAAGATAAAGTAGCCCCGTTCTTGCCGGAATCTTTTCATCTTTTCTAAAGGTGCGGTAGCGGTAGTGCTCCTGTGCCCAGTCTAATAACTCGAGCCAGTATCTTGTCATTGCTGAAGGTTTAGTGGAGATAGGACTTCGGTGTTCAGTCTACAAGTAACTTCATAATAAATAGAAAACTTAAAATCAAAAAAATAGAGTAGACCTAAACGCCAGAAACCTTAGATGCAGTGCAATGGAGCATTCCAGCATAAACCTAGGCAAGTAGATGCTACTTAAAGCACCAAGGTATAGGACAATATCAAGAACTTAAAGTATGAGCCGTGAATAGTCTCGCAGCAATATATCACAGCCCAATCGCTATGCAAAGATAATTCTTGGAAAACCTAGAAAAAGTTGCTTGAGTTTGGGCGTTGCTGAATTGTAGTATGAAAATCCGGTTCCCCTGCCCTCTTAGGGAAGGGGCTAGGGGTTAGGTTGAGTCGGCAGCGAGATAGACCTCTCCCCCAACCCCTCTCCTGAAGGAAAGGGGCTTTGAGCAGATTCATACTCTCATTCAGCAATGCCTGAGTTTGTACTTCTGCTCTTAAGTCTTTTAATTCTTGAGCTTTTTCATCAAAAACGTTTCCCTCAAGTGATGTAGACAATTGACGCAGAATTGGCGGGTATCCCTCCTCAGGAGCATCGGATTAACGGTTTAAGTTTTATTACGATAGGAGTAGCAAAAGTGAACATGAAATTGCTTGGGAGATGGAAAGGGAGATGGAGAGTATGAATGGTAATTTGCGAGTCGGCAACTTATTTGGGATTCCTTTTTATATCAATCTGTCCTGGTTCTTGGTGCTGGGGTTGGTAACTTGGGACTATGGCAACGAGTTGGGGTTTTCGTTCCCTCAGTTGGGTGGCTCGGCATGGATTTTGGGTTTGGCGGCGGCTTTAATGCTGTTTGCCTCGGTGTTAGCCCATGAGTTAGGGCATAGCTTTGTGGCAATTCGGCAAGGTATTCCAGTAAACTCTATTACGCTATTTATTTTTGGTGGATTGGCAAGTTTGGGGGAGGAGTCTAAAACGCCGGGTGATGCGTTTTGGGTGGCGATCGCCGGTCCTTTGGTCAGCCTTATCCTTTTTGGTATCCTCACTTTGGTCAGTCTTTTTGGAGGAATTACAGGCGCACCTGCGGCAATTGTAAGCCTCGTGGCTTCGATTAACTTAGCGTTGGCATTGTTTAATTTGCTGCCGGGGTTGCCGTTGGATGGGGGCAATGCGTTAAAGGCGATCGTTTGGAAGGTTACGGGCAAACCTTATAAGGGTCTTGCTTTTGCTAGCAAGGCGGGGCAATTTTTAGGCTGGATTGGAATTGGTCTAGGCTCTTTGTCTTTGCTGGGCATAAGCAACATAGGCAGCTTTTGGACACTGATTGTAGGTTGGTTTTTGCTGCAAAATGCGGGTCGCTCTGCTCAAGCTGCTAGTGTCCAAGAGCAGTTGAGTGGATTGACCGCTGTTGATGCCATAACGCCTAATAGCCCAGTGGTGTCTGCCGATCTGTCGCTACGTGAGTTTGCCAATGGTCATGTAATCGGGAATCCTATGAACTGGAAAAAATACCTGGTGACTGATGCTGATGGAAAGTTGCTAGGAGAGATCGCTGTAGATGCCATGAATGCGATCCCAACAAACGATTGGTGGAACGTCCAGGTTAAAACGTTAATTCAACCAACTGAACAACTGGTGACTGTTGCCGCAGACTTACCGTTACTAGAAGTGGTGACGTTACTAGAAGAACAGCATGTGCCAAATCTGGCGGTACTGAAAGATAACGTTTTGATGGGTTTACTGGAAAAAGACTCGATTATCAAGCTCTTGCAGAAACGCTTTGAGGAAAAAGCAGAGGCATAGGTGCTTAATCTTCTAGCACTTAATCTTCTAGCATATGTCTAGAAAATACGTAGATGCGCTGGGTTTCTAGGTGAGTACAAACTTCTGAAGGGCGGATGAAGTTGGGATGGGGATCAAGCCGGAAAATCTGGCGATCGAGCTGTACCTGTAAATTGGTCAGAGGGTCGCTACCGGGGGAAATTAAAAACTCGATTTGAGCCACCGAATCCCATGAAGCTAGGGTGTCGAGAATTTGGGCGATCGCCATCACCTGAGGATTCTCTAACTCTCGATACCAGTTTGGCAAGACGACTTGGGATGAGTCGAACCCTAGATGAAAAGTCAGAGAGGATTTGCCGAACAGGGCAACGGCAAGCGATCGCGCTTCCTCTTGCAACCAGAACCCCTGCGCCTTACCCAAGTGCCGAATCTTTTCTAAGCGCTCATAGCGATCGGTCACTGATAACGGGTCGTCTTGCCACTGAATGGCAATCGTTACCAGATAAGTGCTGAGCAATAAATGACCTAGTTTTTCTGCTTTTGTCGTTAGATATTCGGCGTTGTATTCCGTGGCTTCAATGAGCAAGGGGACGCGATCGACCAGGTCTAGCCCATAGCCCTTTAAGCCTGCAATCTTGCGAGGATTATTAGTGATCAGACAAAACTGTCGCACACCCAGGTCAATTAAAATCTGCGCGCCCATACCATAGTTGCGTTGGTCAGCCGGAAATCCGAGGCGTTCGTTCGCTTCGACTGTATCTAGCCCCAAATCTTGCAGCGAATATGCCTTGAGCTTGTTAACTAAGCCAATTCCACGCCCCTCTTGCCGCAAATAAACTACGACTCCCTGCCCCGCGTTCTCAATCATTTTCAGAGCCGACTGAAGCTGCCCTCGACAATCACAGCGCAGAGAACCCAGCGCGTCTCCGGTCAGGCACTCTGAGTGCATTCGCACCATAATACTTTGGTTGTTAAACGTTGTAGGGTCGCCTTTAACAATGGCGATATGTTCAGAATTGTCTAGCAAATTGCGGTAGGCGTAAACCTGGAAGTGCCCAAACATAGAAGGCAGATTTGCCACGGCTTCGCGCTGCACAAAGCGCTCGTGCTGGAGCCGATAGCGAATTAGGTCGGCAATATTAATGATTTTGAGGTTGTGAGTTTTGGCATACACCATCAATTCTGGTAGTCGTGCCATAGAGCCATCGGGGTTTTGGATTTCGCAAATGACCCCTGCTGGATATAGCCCTGCTAGCCGCGCTAGATCAACGCCTGCTTCTGTGTGTCCGGCTCGTTTTAGAACGCCGCCCTCTTTGGCTCTGAGGGGAAAAATATGCCCTGGACGACGTAAATCGCTGGGCTTGGTATTGGGATTGAGGGTGAGTTGAATGGTGCGGGAGCGATCGTCGGCAGAGATGCCTGTCGAAACGCCCAGGTGAAGTGCGCCATCAATGCTGACGGTAAAGGCGGTTTCTTCGTTGCTATCTTCAAAGGCGCGGCTGTTGACCATGAGGGGCAGGTCTAACTCGTCGAGACGATCGCCTGTCATGGCTAAGCAAATTAATCCTCTGGCTTCGACTGCCATAAAGTTAATCATGTCTGGCGTGGCAAACTGTGCTGCACAAATTACATCGCCTTCGTTTTCGCGGTTTTCATCATCCACTACAACCAGGGCACGCCCTGCTTTGAGGTCTGTCAGTGCGGATTCAATAGAGTCAAATTCAAAGGGGAGAGAGGATTCCACGGGATTCGTTATTAATGTGAAGAGAATTGAGGTGAAGAGAGACGGAATAGAGGTCGAGAGGAGCAGGCTACGTTAGTTCTGAGAGTGATGCAAAGTTTCTTAATGCTTTGATTCTTATGGTAGCTTGCAAGGGGTGAAGGAACGATGGATAAAGATGAGCGATGATCTGAAAGTGGCTATATTTGTTACCTCTACACCAGAGAGTTTGAGATTACAATCTGCATCACTAAGGAGCAGCGATCGCCATAATTTTGATGGATTTGATGAATTTGATGGATAGGTTTGATCAAGATGATCTATCGTGTGGTTACGAAATTAATTCTTAAAGTGAGTAAGCATCATGGGTGATTCGGCGCGCGTGCCAGTCGGAATTGTAGGAGCATCGGGTTACGGCGGTGTGCAACTGGTGCGGTTGTTGTTAGATCATCCGGAGGTAGAGATTGTTTATTTGGGAGGCGAATCGAGCGCGGGCAAGCCATTTACAGACATTTATCCCCACTTGGCGCAGCAGACAAAGCTAACAGTTGAGACGATCGACCTGGAGAAAATTGGCGATCGTTGTCAAGCAGTTTTCCTCTCTTTGCCCAACGGACTCGCCTGCGATATGGCTCCAACTTTGCTCAAAAAAGGCTGCAAAGTGCTGGATCTATCCGCCGATTATCGCTTTGAAAATCTCTCGACGTATGAAAGCTGGTACAGCAAAACCCGCAGCGATCGAGAAGTGGCAGAAACAGCGGTTTATGGATTGCCCGAACTCTATCGCAGCCGCATTGCCGAGGCGCAACTCATTGGTTGTCCGGGCTGCTACCCAACTGCTAGCCTGTTGGCGCTGTCGCCTTTGTTGAAGCAAGGTTTAATTCTTTCAGAGTCGGCGATTATTGATGCTAAATCAGGAGCATCGGGCGGCGGACGGCAGGCGAAAACTAACTTGCTGTTGGCAGAGGCGGATCAGTCTTTGGGGGCTTACAACGTAGCGCGCCATCGTCATACTCCCGAAATTGAGCAGGTTTGTAGCGACTTAGCAGGACATGAAGTTCAGGTGCAGTTCACGCCCCATATGATTCCGATGGTGCGGGGTATTTTAGCGACTGTCTACGCTAATCTGCGCGATCCGGGCTTGGTACGGGATGATTTGCTAACGATTTATCAGGCGTTTTACCGAAATTCGCCTTGGGTGAAGCTGTTGCCTAGTGGCACTTTTCCACAGACTAAATGGGCTTGTGGGACTAATAATTGCTACATCGGTATTGAGGTTGATCCTCGGACTGCCAGAGTCATTGTCATCTCGGCGATCGACAATTTGCTGAAGGGACAGGCAGGACAGGCGGTGCAGTGTTTGAACATCATGATGGGCTGGGATGAAACGCTAGGATTGCCGAAGATGGGCTTTTATCCTTAGCGATCGCTCTACCAACTATTGCTTTATGGACACTTGCCAAATTTTTCCAACTTGCTTGAGTTCAAATCCCTGACAGCTTTCTAAAAAAACGCGGGATTTATTCTGAATGCCGAGAACATCTAAAAAGTGTTTAAGTGGCTTTCCATACTGTTTCTGAAATTCATTCAGCAAACTTGTAAACTCGGCATATCTGGTTACTGTTTCGGATGTCTGAGTCTTGAGGATCTTTAGTAGGGCTTTTTCTAACTGTTGTCTAGAACGAATACTAGGAGCGGCTTGGTCAGATTGCCCATTTGGCGTAGATGGACAGGTAGGTGAAGGACTAGAGAACACTGAACTGAGTTTAGGAGGAATGAAAAGGCAAATATAAGCTTCCTTTTTTTCTGCCGATTGGTGAATGACAAACTCTCCAGGATGGTCAGTGAATAGATCGCTGGTTTGCTGCCCAAGCTGATGGTGATTAACTAACTGAGTTAGCGTAAACCCATAAGTCTCTTGAAATTTTCTGGATAGCCATGAGAGTTGAACCCATTGATTTGAGGTTAGCTGCTGGTGTTTCTGAATTAGAGTTTTAATACCGCTTAAGCATTCTTCTAAAGGTAGAATATTGGGCTGTGGCGGCTAGGGCTGGTGATTAAAAGTTTGACCCGTTGAAAGATTAGTGACATGCAGAGATTCTGGTTGCCTACGGACTGTATAAGCGCTTAATCCGTGCATCCGAAGCGTATTGCAGAGATGAGCAAGATCGCTATCTGAGGAACAAACCAGTACTTCTTTCACGTTGGGATAAGGGACAAATAGCGAGGAGCCGATCGCCGTCATTTTCATGTCTGCACTATTTTTTCCGGCAGGTACATGAATCATCTGATACCCGCGATCGTTCAATTCTGCATCTTGTTGGCAGCTGATGGTTCGCCAATTGGCAAAAGCAATTTTGATCTGGAGGGGATGCTTGCAGCAGGTTTGAAGAAATCTTTCTTCATTTAGATCTAACTTAATATTTTCGAGATCGAGCAGTAGAATCGCGATCGCCTGTCTCTGGCTTTGTCCTACATTCCAATCATCTGGGGCGATCGAAGGTTGAATGACTCTTAGAATCGACACGTTTAGGACAACCTCATGAGGATGTTGTCCTTATGAATTCCCTATTCAAGTCTCAAACTAACTTTTCAAAAAGGCAGCCCTATTCAGTTCCCTTTAACGTTAGGGCTGGATCGGCACTTATTTTGCAGTTAGAAGATGCTTCAATTGGTGAGCCAAAACTTCTAGTCCGGCATCTTTGGCAAAATAGCTATCTGCATCCGGGCAAATTTCCTTGCCGCTGACGGCTAACTCGTTAGCACTCATATAGGCTGTAACTAGAACAATGAGAGGGGGTTGTGGCAGGATTTTTCTCAGGCGAGCCACAACCTCCATGCCATCTGCGTATGTTTCATGGCGGGCTGTTGGAAGAGAGAGGTCAATTAGCAAAGCATCATATTGATCTAGCATCTCGGCTTGCCACAGGAATGTGGCGATCGATTGATAAACGACCACCGAAAAATCCTGTCGGAGAAAGCGCTTTACCGTCAAACACCAGTGCGGGTCATCGTCTAAGATAGCTAGCTTGTACATCTTGACTCAATTTCTCCTCTGCTTAAGCTGGGACATGATCTCTAAAAAAGCCTCATAGTCTGTAATAGGCTTGAGATAGCAATAGTCGGCTTTAGATTGGATCAACAGTGTCTTCTGCTCAGTAGGCAGACAGTAAGCAGTAACCACAATGATGGGGAGTTCGTGACACCAAGCCTTTAGATGGCATGAGAGCATAGCACCATCAACTTTTTGCCCTTTCCATGAAACTCCAGGCAAGTTGATATCCATAATCACCAGGTCTACAGTTTCGGCTTCGCAACGACGAAAAATTTCGGCAGGGTCGCAGGTAATCGTTACTTGATGCCCGCCCAGGCGTTCCAGCAGTCTAGCCGTTCCGACTGCCAGCAGATGATCATCTTCAACCAACAAGACTTGCAAAGGCTTGACCTCTTAGGTAGGTGGATGAAGCGGCAGGGTAAACGAAACCGTGGTTCCTTGTCCAACGCCCAAACTTTCGAGCCAAATTTGCCCGCCCATAAGTTCTACTAGCTTACGGCAAATCGCTAGCCCCAGTCCTGCTCCTTTGTAATCGCGTTGGGGAGATCCATCTGCCTGAATGAACGGTTCAAACAGATGTTCGGCAGTCGTCATGTCAATGCCAATGCCAGAATCAATCACCGAGATTTCTGCCATGGTGCCCGTACTGTCCTCCCTCACTCGCATAATCACTTCTCCCCGTGGAGTGAATTTGAAGGCGTTGCTAAGCAGATTGGTCATGACCTGATGGACTTTGATTCTGTCGGCAAATACAGTGTCAACCTGGCAGTCGAGGGTAAGGGGCGTTCGCGTTGAACGACTTTCGGCATCGACTAAAAAGCACTGTTCTTGTAGGAGCTTAGGCAGGTGCAAGACTTCTAGATCCAGAATGACGTGGCGAGATTCAATTTTGGCAATGTCGAGCACATCGTTAATGATGGTGACTAGATTACGGGTAGATTGATAGGCTCCTTCAATGTATTGGCGCAACTCTGTTTCGTCTTCGTAGAGCCGATCTTTGAGCAGCTTCAGATAGTTTAGCGTTGAGGCTAAGGGCGTTCGTAGTTCGTGGCTGGTCATTGCCAAAAAGTTAGTTTTCAGGCGGTTAACTTCTTCGGCGGCGGCTTGAGCTTGGGTCAACTGCTGGTTGTGCATTTCTAGCACCAGGCGCTGCTGCTGTTCTCGTTGGTGCAGCCAGTTTTGCATGATGGCGATCGACAGGTGCAGGTTAAGCGACTGAATGAGTTCCATTTCTTCCAGGCTCCAGGGCAACGCCTGATCTCGTTTCAGAGCTTGCCATTGCCCCATTGACTGCCGGGGGCGCTGCTGGCGATCGTCCGTTGTTTCATAGCCCAGCCAGAGGGTAGCTGTGTCAATCTGATCTCGAAACAAAGTGAGGCAGCCCAAGAACTCATTACCATAGGACAAGGGTTGAATGACCAATCCCCTAATTTCAGTGCTTTGGAAGACTTCCAACAGCGGGTGAAGTTGTGGCTCTTGCTGAAGATTGACGACTACACGCACTGGCTGATCTGAGGAGACGGTTTCACTAGGGCTTAACTCCTCCAAAGCTGGCTCTCTAGCCTTGGTGGCTTGCCAAAGCGGATGAGACTCTAGTTCTGAAGTTTGATCCTCAGTAGTAGAGAGCTGGGTGCCGTAGGTGTAGAGATGCGTAGGCAGTGACCCATCAGGCGAAGTGAGATAAAGTCTGCCCCCAGAGCTTCCAGAAGTCTTAACGGCTTGTTCTAGAACAGTTTGAAGAATCTGTTCGGGGCTACGCGCTGCATGGAGCAGAGCCGCAATCTGATTGACGATCGCCTCTCGTTGGGAGCGTTCTTGTGCTTGACTGAGTAAACTCGCCTGGGCAATCGCCAGGGAAACCTGATCTGCCAACAACTGCACCACCTGTAGATCTTCTTCAGCAACCTCTCTGGGTTCGGCATGGTGGGAAATTAGCAGCCCCCAAAGGTCTTGCTGGTACAGAATGGGGACGACCAGCGACGACTGCACACCCATCTCGGTCAAATATTCCACATGACAGGGATCAACTGGGCGGCTGAGGGTTTCTTCGAGGGGGTTTTGCAGAACCGCTTCAACGCTCAAGTCTTGAATAGAAGTTGATTTCGGGGCAGGAATTGAGTTGAGCCAGATGCGCTGCTGCGATACATCAATGATGGTGCGCGTCCGAGCTTTGACAAATAAGGCTCTTGCCTGAGGTGGGATGTCATCGGCTGGATAGTGCAACCCCAGCAGCGAAGGCAAGCGGTCTTTGGCGCTCGATTCTGCCGCCACATGACCATGACCATCTGAGTCAAAACGATAGATTTTAACGCGATCGGTTTGTAAAAAAGCCCGTAGCTCAATGACCGTGGCATCCAAAATTTCTTGCAGATCCAAAGACTGCCGAATCCGGTTCGCCATGCGGCTGAGTAGCGCCTCTTTGCTGTGGTTGAGCGGATGCAGATCTTGAGCAGACCCAAACTCATAATTACTGGTCACGGTAGACTTTCCTGGGGGTTTTCAATTCTAACGATTTGCTAGAGCGTGGCGATCGACCAATTGAGTAATGGCATTAATCAGGGCAAAAGGATCAATCGGTTTGGTAAAGTGCCGTTGAAACCCAGCGTCTAGCGCTTGCTGTTTGTCGGCTTCGCTGGCATATGCCGTGAGGGCGATCGTGACAAAGAGATTAAGAGGCATGGCTTTAATCTCCCGCATCATCGCATAGCCATCCATATCCGGCATCCCAATATCACTGACCAAAATATCCGGTTGAACGCGCTGAAGGCTTTGTAGCGCTTCACTAGCAGAAGAAACTGCTACCACTTCGGCTCCGGCTTGCTGCACCGCAAAAGTAACTAGATGCTGCGAATCTGGATCATCATCAACCACCAAAATTCGCAGACCTTCTAGCGGGAGGAAATTGGGATGAGGAGCCTTGGAATCTGGAATACAGGTTTTCTGGCAAAGGATTTTGTGGAGAGGAATTGTTACCTTAAAAGTTGCGCCTTGTCCTTCTCCAGCACTCTCGGCAACTACTGCGCCTCCATGCAGTTCCACAATCTGCCGCACGATCGCCAGCCCCAGCCCCAACCCCCCAAACTGACGAGTTGTAGAGCCATCTTGTTGACGAAAGTACTCAAAAATATAGGGCAAAAAATCAGTATGAATACCTTTACCCGTGTCGTGAACTTGAAGTTGCACGTTCTCTTCCACCTGGCTGACTTGGATCTGAATCTTGCCTCCGATCGGTGTAAATTTAACTGCATTCGAGACTAAGTTCCACACAACTTGCTGGAGCCGAGTCACATCGCCCATGACAAAGTAACAACCGAGGGGCGCGTCAATTTGCAAATTTAACTCTTTGGTTTCAGCAGCCAGCCGAATGGTTTCCACCGCCGAAACAACCGCTGCACTTAAATCAATCGGTACAGGTCGTAAGCTTAGTTTGCCTTGCAAAATTCGGGAGATATCCAACAAGTCATCAATAAGCTGCGCCTGGAGTTGGGCATTGCGCTCAATTGTTTCCAAAGCGGCATCTGTTCGTCCTGGATTGAGCTTGCCGCGGCGCAATATTTTTGACCAGCCCAAGATTGGGTTCAGGGGCGTACGGATTTCGTGGGACAGCACGGCTAGAAACTCATCTTTAAGACGGTTGGCACGTTCGGCTTCAACGCGAGCCGCTTGCTCTCGGCTGAGAATCTGAACGCGCTCGGCTTCCAGGTTATTGCGCTCCGTCACATCTTCAGCTACGCCTGCTAATCGGTAGGGCTGTCCTGCCTCGTCTCGTACCAAAAACCCGCGATCGCGCACCCATCGAATTGACCCATCTGGACGTATCACCCGATATTCCTCCTCACAACTGCCCTGGGCAAGACATCGCGCTGGAGCCGTCCTCACCCGTTGGCGATCGTCCACATGGACAGATTCAATCCAAAGGTCGAAGTTACGAT
It encodes:
- a CDS encoding NYN domain-containing protein, whose translation is MSILRVIQPSIAPDDWNVGQSQRQAIAILLLDLENIKLDLNEERFLQTCCKHPLQIKIAFANWRTISCQQDAELNDRGYQMIHVPAGKNSADMKMTAIGSSLFVPYPNVKEVLVCSSDSDLAHLCNTLRMHGLSAYTVRRQPESLHVTNLSTGQTFNHQP
- a CDS encoding PAS domain-containing protein; its protein translation is MARSTIPENVLASAGEVGTLLRSFDWETTAIGAIETWSPSLLTAVLLCLPSRFPMVILWGTSLTQIYNDGYRVILGGKHPQSMGQPTQECWSEIWQINEPIYQAVLTEEKVTYLEDQLYPIKRDGHVEECYFTLCYSPIYEGKTVGGILVTVLETTQKVLEQRRLLTLQESERRQAQAALQESERQLRQLAETISSVFWLVDLHASQLLYVSPAFETIWGRSCTDLHRNFDLWIESVHVDDRQRVRTAPARCLAQGSCEEEYRVIRPDGSIRWVRDRGFLVRDEAGQPYRLAGVAEDVTERNNLEAERVQILSREQAARVEAERANRLKDEFLAVLSHEIRTPLNPILGWSKILRRGKLNPGRTDAALETIERNAQLQAQLIDDLLDISRILQGKLSLRPVPIDLSAAVVSAVETIRLAAETKELNLQIDAPLGCYFVMGDVTRLQQVVWNLVSNAVKFTPIGGKIQIQVSQVEENVQLQVHDTGKGIHTDFLPYIFEYFRQQDGSTTRQFGGLGLGLAIVRQIVELHGGAVVAESAGEGQGATFKVTIPLHKILCQKTCIPDSKAPHPNFLPLEGLRILVVDDDPDSQHLVTFAVQQAGAEVVAVSSASEALQSLQRVQPDILVSDIGMPDMDGYAMMREIKAMPLNLFVTIALTAYASEADKQQALDAGFQRHFTKPIDPFALINAITQLVDRHALANR
- the argC gene encoding N-acetyl-gamma-glutamyl-phosphate reductase; its protein translation is MGDSARVPVGIVGASGYGGVQLVRLLLDHPEVEIVYLGGESSAGKPFTDIYPHLAQQTKLTVETIDLEKIGDRCQAVFLSLPNGLACDMAPTLLKKGCKVLDLSADYRFENLSTYESWYSKTRSDREVAETAVYGLPELYRSRIAEAQLIGCPGCYPTASLLALSPLLKQGLILSESAIIDAKSGASGGGRQAKTNLLLAEADQSLGAYNVARHRHTPEIEQVCSDLAGHEVQVQFTPHMIPMVRGILATVYANLRDPGLVRDDLLTIYQAFYRNSPWVKLLPSGTFPQTKWACGTNNCYIGIEVDPRTARVIVISAIDNLLKGQAGQAVQCLNIMMGWDETLGLPKMGFYP
- a CDS encoding response regulator; the protein is MYKLAILDDDPHWCLTVKRFLRQDFSVVVYQSIATFLWQAEMLDQYDALLIDLSLPTARHETYADGMEVVARLRKILPQPPLIVLVTAYMSANELAVSGKEICPDADSYFAKDAGLEVLAHQLKHLLTAK
- a CDS encoding GAF domain-containing protein translates to MANRIRQSLDLQEILDATVIELRAFLQTDRVKIYRFDSDGHGHVAAESSAKDRLPSLLGLHYPADDIPPQARALFVKARTRTIIDVSQQRIWLNSIPAPKSTSIQDLSVEAVLQNPLEETLSRPVDPCHVEYLTEMGVQSSLVVPILYQQDLWGLLISHHAEPREVAEEDLQVVQLLADQVSLAIAQASLLSQAQERSQREAIVNQIAALLHAARSPEQILQTVLEQAVKTSGSSGGRLYLTSPDGSLPTHLYTYGTQLSTTEDQTSELESHPLWQATKAREPALEELSPSETVSSDQPVRVVVNLQQEPQLHPLLEVFQSTEIRGLVIQPLSYGNEFLGCLTLFRDQIDTATLWLGYETTDDRQQRPRQSMGQWQALKRDQALPWSLEEMELIQSLNLHLSIAIMQNWLHQREQQQRLVLEMHNQQLTQAQAAAEEVNRLKTNFLAMTSHELRTPLASTLNYLKLLKDRLYEDETELRQYIEGAYQSTRNLVTIINDVLDIAKIESRHVILDLEVLHLPKLLQEQCFLVDAESRSTRTPLTLDCQVDTVFADRIKVHQVMTNLLSNAFKFTPRGEVIMRVREDSTGTMAEISVIDSGIGIDMTTAEHLFEPFIQADGSPQRDYKGAGLGLAICRKLVELMGGQIWLESLGVGQGTTVSFTLPLHPPT
- a CDS encoding response regulator, whose protein sequence is MQVLLVEDDHLLAVGTARLLERLGGHQVTITCDPAEIFRRCEAETVDLVIMDINLPGVSWKGQKVDGAMLSCHLKAWCHELPIIVVTAYCLPTEQKTLLIQSKADYCYLKPITDYEAFLEIMSQLKQRRN